The stretch of DNA GGCAGCGATCGCACATTTTGCAGTTAATGGCAGTCAACTGGCAAATCTGCGCGTAGCTTTAGGGCCTGCGATCGCAGGTAATGTTTACCAAGTATCATTAGATGTAGCAATCCAACTCGGTAGTACAATTGCCCCAGAACTTGCTGATAATTCCCCAGACTTACTGGAATTTTTGCAACAAATGTCAGATGCGCCTGTATTACCCGATTCCCAACCCGGAAAGGTACGCTTAGATGTGCGACGGTTTAATGCTTTACAATTAGAGCAATTGGGGATTAGTTTTGAGCAAGTAGCGATCGCGCCTGAATGTACCTACTCTAACCCAACTCACTTTTATTCTTACCGCCGCGATGGACTCAAAAAAGTGCAGTGGTCTGGAATTGTGAGCACTCCAACTACTTTATAACCCATAAAAAATATAATTAACCCTTAACTACCACCATCAAATCTAGCAAAAGCACTCGGATAAGCCGCCCAAACCTTACCCACAAAATCTCTTAATTGCCGATGAGCAATAACCACATCCTTCCCTTCACTATCTAGCGACTGCAACTCAGTCAAAAGCGGAATTACCTCCGTATCAAGAGCAACTCGAAATAAACTTAAAGGCCACAGCAAATCCGAGCCATCACGCAAATCCCATAAAGTACGATCTTCATGGGCAACCGAACTGCGATCGCAGACAGATACTACTAACATTAATGGTCGTACCCAGCATAACCTACGTGCCGACACCACTTGGATTACATCAGCATAAAGGCACGCATCTCGAAATTCTAAACAGACAATCTGGCTAGGCCCAAAATTTGGCACAGAATCAATTGACACAGACATCAGGGAACAAATACATACCTTTAACAGTCATAGAACTCAACTCACTCTCGATCGATCCTTTTGAGAGCCGTTTCTAAATCAGCAGTTAACAATTGTGCATCCTTTTTTCCTGCACCAGTGCAATAATCAGCCGCCGACAGCGGAGAGCCGATCGTAATTTTCACACGAGAACCCCAGCGAGGAATGCAGGGATGGTAGCGAATACTCATAGGTACAATTTTAACATCCAGTCCTGGGTGACTCGACTCTGCTTGAATCGCCAGACGGGCCAATCCTGGTTTGAGAGGGTGAACTTGATTATCTTGGAAAATGCCGCCTTCGGGAAAAATGACAAACATTTGCCCATCAAGAAGAAGTTCTACCCCATGACGGAGAGTCGCAATCGCCGGATGCTTGGGATCGACTGGAAACCCACCCAACCGCCTGATAAACCAGCCTTGCAATCCTTTAACCTCATTCACTGAAACCATAAATCGCAGATCTCTGCCCGTAACGTATCGCCCAGTAGAGTAAGGTAGCATCTGAGAATCCCAGCGAGAGCGGTGAGTAGGAGCCAAAATTACAGGCCCTTCTCTGGGAATGTGTTCCTGTCCAAGCACCTCAATACTACGAAAATAAAAAGGCAGGATAAGGTAGCGGCCCAAAGGATAAACCAATGGGGCTAACCAAGGAGAAACGTGAGAATTAATAGATGTCGCCTTGGCAGGCATTTGTGTCTCTAGGGATGAATTAGTGGAGTCAAAAGTAATCATGGCAGTGTACCTCAAAGCAATCAAGCTTTTTTAAGGACTTTCTGACTCTACACTAAGTTTTTTAACAAACCCTTTGGAAGTCAAAAGGGCCACTTCCGCTATTGTCATTCAATTAAATCAGCGATTTAATCTATTGCTAGCTCTTGGCTTGGCCGCGACGCTTTGCAAACCAAGATTGTAACTGTTCCCGGCACTCAGACTCCATAATCCCACCAAGTACAGGCAAGCGGTGATAGGAACAGTCGCTATCAGGGATATTACCAACAGTCCTGATTGTGCCAGATTTCGGATCGTCCACTCCATAGACTAGGAGACCGATTCGGGCTTGTACGATCGCCCCAGCGCACATCGGACAAGGCTCCAAAGTAACGTAGAGCGTACAAGCATTGAGATGCCAATTTTGTAGAGCAATACCCGCCCCCCGCAGAGCTAAAATTTCAGCATGAGCTGTAGGATCGCAATCTCGCTCTCGCCGATTTTGTCCCTGTGCAATCAACTTGCCCTGACTATCCACGATCGCAGCACCCACAGGTACTTCCCCAGCCTCTCCCGCCTCCTGTGCCAACTTTATAGCTCTACTCATCCACTGGCAGTGAGTCAGGTAAATAGGAGCGTAGATAGGCCGCACATTTTTGTAGTCGATCATACTTGCGTCACAGAAAACACTTAAGATGGTTAGATTAGGTTGCGATCGTCGGGTGCTAAATCGACAATTATTTAAAATTATGGACACTTCGCTGATTGGCTTAGAAGTTGTTGAGCTCTTGTCCCGGATCAGCGGACAGAGGCTCCGCCCACAAGATGTCACCCCTCTAGTAGTCTTTCTGACTGCTCTAATTTCTATTTTACGGGGAGTGATTATTATAGATAAAACGGTTGCTGTTGAAGAAGAAGAACGGCTCCAAAAGACTCTTAAAGCCTTTGTCAATGCAGAGCGCGATCATCTTCAACTGATCCAGCGCATTCTCAAGGGAGTCGCTAAACAACAGGTTTATTTCAACCCTAGTGAACTGGTAACGCTGACGGCTTTATTTTCAGACTCAGAAAAATTGTTGTTAATTGCCTTCGGCTATGAAATGTCAGCCGCCGATGGAGATTTCGACCTCCGAGAACAGATGTATTTGCAATCCATTGGCCATCGGCTCGGAATTGACTATCGCCACACAACAGTTCTTGATACTGTATTTGCAAAAGAAGGAACTATCGACCCCGATGCTTTGGCGGAGGTTCAAAGTTTACTCGACCCCGCTGAGTTTGAGGCTCACAATCCCGTATTCGCTAAAGCTGCAAAGCATTTGGCTTCTTTGTTGCAGTCTAAGGGTAATAGTTAACTGTTAACTGTTAACTGTTAACTGTTAACTGTTAACTGGTAATTGGTAATTGGTAATTGGTAATCGCTAATGGCTAATCGCTAATCGCTAATGACCATCTCCCCTGCCCCCCTGCTCCCCCGCCCCCCCTGCTCCCCCGCCCCTATTCCTATGCAAATTGAATGGCAAACTGCCAAAACTTACGAAGATATCCTTTACCACAAAAGCGGCGGTATTGCCAAAATTACTATTAATCGCCCTCACAAACGTAACGCTTTTCGTCCTAAAACTGTTTTTGAACTCTGCGACGCTTTTGCCGATAGCCGTGAAGATAGTCAAATTGGTGTTGTTCTGTTCACTGGTGCTGGCCCGCATACAGATGGGAAATACGCCTTTTGTGCTGGCGGCGACCAAAGCGTTCGGGGATCGGGGGGATATGTAGATGAGGCAGGCATTCCCCGGCTAAACGTATTAGATTTACAACGCTTAATTCGATCGATGCCCAAAGTTGTCATTGCCCTAGTTGCAGGTTATGCGATCGGTGGGGGTCATGTCTTGCATCTAATCTGTGACCTCACAATTGCTGCTGAAAATGCCATTTTTGGACAGACAGGCCCAAAAGTCGGGAGTTTTGATGGGGGTTTTGGTGCAAGTTATCTGGCTAGAATTGTAGGGCAAAAAAAAGCGCGGGAAATTTGGTACTTGTGTCGTCAATATACAGCATTGCAAGCTG from Kamptonema formosum PCC 6407 encodes:
- a CDS encoding lysophospholipid acyltransferase family protein codes for the protein MITFDSTNSSLETQMPAKATSINSHVSPWLAPLVYPLGRYLILPFYFRSIEVLGQEHIPREGPVILAPTHRSRWDSQMLPYSTGRYVTGRDLRFMVSVNEVKGLQGWFIRRLGGFPVDPKHPAIATLRHGVELLLDGQMFVIFPEGGIFQDNQVHPLKPGLARLAIQAESSHPGLDVKIVPMSIRYHPCIPRWGSRVKITIGSPLSAADYCTGAGKKDAQLLTADLETALKRIDRE
- the tadA gene encoding tRNA adenosine(34) deaminase TadA, with amino-acid sequence MIDYKNVRPIYAPIYLTHCQWMSRAIKLAQEAGEAGEVPVGAAIVDSQGKLIAQGQNRRERDCDPTAHAEILALRGAGIALQNWHLNACTLYVTLEPCPMCAGAIVQARIGLLVYGVDDPKSGTIRTVGNIPDSDCSYHRLPVLGGIMESECREQLQSWFAKRRGQAKS
- a CDS encoding TerB family tellurite resistance protein, producing the protein MVRLGCDRRVLNRQLFKIMDTSLIGLEVVELLSRISGQRLRPQDVTPLVVFLTALISILRGVIIIDKTVAVEEEERLQKTLKAFVNAERDHLQLIQRILKGVAKQQVYFNPSELVTLTALFSDSEKLLLIAFGYEMSAADGDFDLREQMYLQSIGHRLGIDYRHTTVLDTVFAKEGTIDPDALAEVQSLLDPAEFEAHNPVFAKAAKHLASLLQSKGNS
- the menB gene encoding 1,4-dihydroxy-2-naphthoyl-CoA synthase; this translates as MQIEWQTAKTYEDILYHKSGGIAKITINRPHKRNAFRPKTVFELCDAFADSREDSQIGVVLFTGAGPHTDGKYAFCAGGDQSVRGSGGYVDEAGIPRLNVLDLQRLIRSMPKVVIALVAGYAIGGGHVLHLICDLTIAAENAIFGQTGPKVGSFDGGFGASYLARIVGQKKAREIWYLCRQYTALQAEAMGLVNCVVPVEQLEQEGIQWANEILDKSPIAIRCLKAAFNADCDGQAGLQELAGNATLLYYMTQEGAEGKQAFLEKRQPDFRKFPWLP